CACTTTGATAATCTAACTATATAAATCTTTTGAAAAATTTTTTGTAAAAATTATTTTTCTATCATTTTCTGTAATGTCCTTTTAAACATGGTTTAGTTTTAGTAGGTATTTTTTGAATTGGGATATAGAAAAATTTAAATGATTAGATAATCATATAACAATTGTTAATATTGTGGAGGAATTAAAATTTATGATGTTATAGTTATCGGAACTGGTGCCGGAGGGGCTACTGTAGCAAAAGATCTCTCCCAAAACGGCAATAAAGTTCTTGTTCTGGAGAAAGGAAACTTCCAAAAGGACGGAAATTATGTAAAACACATGAAAGTAAAGGATATCAATCTTGAATATGATTTTTCAGATGAGGATAAAATCAGATATCCTTTTTTTACACAGCCTTTGGAACTGACAAATATTGAAGAAATCGGAGGGACAACTACCTCTTCAATAGGAAACGCATGTTTTTCATGCAGCGGGTGCTATACGAATTCGATAATGCAGCAGTTTGAAGATAAAAAATTAGATATATTTGAAGAACTTTTAGAAGCCAGCGGAGAGCTTAATGTAAGATATTTTCCAAGAGAATTATGGGGGAATTCAACAAAGTTGATAGCTGATGCCGGAAATGAGTTGGGATATGTCGTTGAACCCATGCCGAAATTCATAAACTTTGACAAATGTACCTCCTGCGGCAAATGCGTCAATGGGTGTCTGTTTGATGCAAAATGGGATGCAACATACTTTGTAAGTCAGGCAATAAAATACGGATGTGATGTAATCACTGATTTTAATGTATTTGAAGTATTGCATAAAGATAATCATGTTGTAGGTGTCGCCGGAATTGATAAAAACAACTGCAAACATGAATATTTTGCTAAAAATGTAATTGTCAGTGCAGGAGCATTGAATACTCCAATCATACTTAAAAATTCTGGAATTGAAAATGTTGGAAATCACATATTCTTTGACATTTTCACAACAATTGGAGGCTATCTTAAGGATGCCAATCTCAAAAATGAACTGATGATGGGTATTAAGGCGGAATTCGGACCCTATTTTCTATCGCCCCACTATTCTATGCAGCTTCTTCCAAAAATCAGAGAAAAAGGCATTGATGCAGGTGAAAAGGATGTTATTGGTCTGATGTTAAAATTTGCTGATACCAGTATCGGAACAGTTGATTTTGAAGGCAATATTCAAAAGACATTAACCAAGATAGACATTGACCTGATTAAGGAGGGCTATCAAAAAGCTGAAAATATTTTATTGAAATTAGGTGTTCACAGGGAGTCAATTGTTGCTACATCTCTTAAGGGAGCGCATCCCGGAGGGACTGCCGCTGTCGGAGAAGTTGTGGACAATAATTTTGAAAGCGGAATTAAGGGTTTGTATGTTTGTGATGCAAGTGTCATTCCAGAAGCCCCAGGAAGACCACCTATCTTAACAATAGTTGCAATAGCTAAAAAAGTGGCTAAAATTGTAGATAAAAATATTGAGGTGAAAAAATGAAGTACCAATTGAAATTTAAGCAAATAAATGAAACAAGAGAATTTGACGGATTACTGACAGTTAAAGATGTGCTCAATGATTTGGGTCTTTCTTCCCAGACCATTGTTGCAAAACAAAACGGTGAACTCACAATTGAGGAAAGTGTCATTGAAGACGGTGATGAAATTCAATTGATTCAGATTATTTATGGTGGTTAGCAGTTATTTTTCTGCAATAACTACTAATATATATTCATTTTCTTTTTTAAAGCTTTTAACACTACTAAAACCCGCATCAAGTAAATATTTCTCAAGTTCGGGAGCGGTGTAAACGCGCATCCCTTCAACGGTACTCAGCCATTTTTCATCATCAGGATGATTTCCGTCAGTTCCCTGAGCAATCATAAACTTTCCTTTTGGACGGATAATCCTTGAAACTTCCTTGAATGTTTCACCGATATCGGGCCAGAAATAAATGGTTTCAAATGCACTTGCAAGGTCATATTCCTCATCACCGATCGGCATGTCACTGACATCTGCCTGAATAATTCTGCATCTTTTTGCATCAAC
The uncultured Methanobrevibacter sp. DNA segment above includes these coding regions:
- a CDS encoding class I SAM-dependent methyltransferase — its product is MLDIGCGGGVNIEKFLKLTSGNVDGLDYSEVSVKASEDRNQDAVDAKRCRIIQADVSDMPIGDEEYDLASAFETIYFWPDIGETFKEVSRIIRPKGKFMIAQGTDGNHPDDEKWLSTVEGMRVYTAPELEKYLLDAGFSSVKSFKKENEYILVVIAEK
- a CDS encoding GMC family oxidoreductase N-terminal domain-containing protein; the encoded protein is MGTGAGGATVAKDLSQNGNKVLVLEKGNFQKDGNYVKHMKVKDINLEYDFSDEDKIRYPFFTQPLELTNIEEIGGTTTSSIGNACFSCSGCYTNSIMQQFEDKKLDIFEELLEASGELNVRYFPRELWGNSTKLIADAGNELGYVVEPMPKFINFDKCTSCGKCVNGCLFDAKWDATYFVSQAIKYGCDVITDFNVFEVLHKDNHVVGVAGIDKNNCKHEYFAKNVIVSAGALNTPIILKNSGIENVGNHIFFDIFTTIGGYLKDANLKNELMMGIKAEFGPYFLSPHYSMQLLPKIREKGIDAGEKDVIGLMLKFADTSIGTVDFEGNIQKTLTKIDIDLIKEGYQKAENILLKLGVHRESIVATSLKGAHPGGTAAVGEVVDNNFESGIKGLYVCDASVIPEAPGRPPILTIVAIAKKVAKIVDKNIEVKK
- a CDS encoding MoaD/ThiS family protein; translation: MKYQLKFKQINETREFDGLLTVKDVLNDLGLSSQTIVAKQNGELTIEESVIEDGDEIQLIQIIYGG